The uncultured Mailhella sp. genome segment CTGGTGGAAACGGAGTATTAGTGTTCTTCCGAAACGAAGCGGAAATTGTCCTGATAGTACCGCGTGATGGGATGGCGATAGCGTTCGAGGGGAACGCGCTTTCTGCTGAAGGCCATCTTTCCGTCGTCATCGCGCTGAATGAGAATCCAGGCGAGGCCGTCTTCGGCGCGCTGGGGATAGTCTTCGCGGAAATGTCCGGCGCGGGATTCGCGGCGTTCCAGCGAGGCGCGCAGATACAGTTCGCTCACAAGGGCCATGCCGCGCACTTCGCGCAGCTTGAGCAGGTAGTGAGGATCGGCGGCGGCCATGTTCGGCACGTCCTCTTCGCGGATGCGCGTAATTTCGTCGAGCGCGCGCTGCAGGGAGGCTTCGGTCTTCAGGATGGAAACGTCGTAGGGGAACATGGCGGTCTGAATCTTTCTCAGCACGTCATGGGGCGCGAGACCTTCGCGTCCGAGAGGCGCATAGACGGCTTCGGCGAGGGCGTCGATGTCTTCATCCACGGCGTCGTCTTCCACGGGGGCGGCGGATGCGAGGAATTCTGCCGCGCCTTCGCCGGCGAGATGACCGGTGACGGACGTGCTCATGAGCGCGAATCCGCCGGCGTACACGCCGGGTTCGGTGCTTCTGGCCGTGCCGGCGGCGAACAGACCTTCAAGGTTGGTGGTGCCCTTGATGCCGGCTTCCATGCCGCCGTAGGAAATGGTCATCTGCGGCAGCCATTCGGTGTTGTCGCGGAACAGATCCATGCCGAGCCTGCAGAGCTTCTCATAGTTCATGAGCTGCCAGCCGTTCTGGGGCTTGAGCAGGATCAGATCGTCGGGATTGATGCGGCTGATGTCGAAATAGATGGGGCCGCGTCCGGCGCGAATCTCCATGGCCATGGCTATGGTGATGAAATGCGGGTCGGTATTCACGCCGAGCACGGGGGAATACTTTTCCATGAAGGGCTCACCCTTGGCGTTCACGAAGCGCGCGCCCAGGGGAATGAGCTTGGTCTGTCCTTCCCAGCCGAAGTAGCGGGGCATGTTCCACACGCGGCTGAACTCGAAGTCCTTGAGCCTTGCGCCGGCGTTCCACACCATTTCCACGCCTTCGCCGGTGGGGGTGTTCTTGCCGTAGGAGGTTTTCCAGCCGCCCACGCCCGTGGCCGCAATGACGGCCTGCGCGCGGAAGCGGTAGAAGTCGCCGCTTATGGAGTCGAAGCCCACGGCGCCGACCACGCGGCCGTTCTTCTTCAGAAGATCGGTCACCACGATGCGGCCGAGGCTGGTCAGATTGGTCTTGCGGAGCTGGCGCACGAGGCTGCGCACCATGTCTTCGCCGCCGCGGCCCACAAGCTTGGCGGGATACAGCTTGACGTGAGGCAGGCCGCGCTGCGGAATGCTCTTGAGCGTGCCGTCTTCCTTGCGGAAGAATTCACAGCCGTAACGCTGATAGTCTTCGAGGCGTTCATGGGAGCGGCGGAGAATTTCTTCTATCTGCTCCTGATCGCAGAGGCCGTCGAAGTAGTAGATGAAGTCTTCGAGCCAGGCATCGAGGTCGTCGCCGGGCATGACGGCGTCGAAGTCGCCGCCGGCCATGGACATGAGTCCGCCCCATTCCTTGGGGCCCTTGTCCACGATGACGACCTTCTTTTCGGGCATGAGTTCGGTGAAGCGCTTGGCGGCCCACAGGCCAGCGGAGCCTCCGCCGATGATGAGCAGGTCGCTTTCCACGACATGAGTAGTTCTGCTAGGCATGATAGACCTCCTTGTCTCTGAGGTCGTTGCCTTCCACGGCTTCGTACCGGGGACCCGGAAAGACCGGGGGCAGCTTCTCCTTGAACGGATGAACAAAAATGGCTCCGGCGGGGCAAAGTCTTTCACACACGAAACAGGTCATGCAGTCGTCGGGATACGCGATGAACGCCTTTCCCTGTTCGTTGAGACGAATGGTGTCCAGAGGGCACTTTTGCACGCATACGCCGCAGCCGACACACTTAGCGTCGTCGATATGCTGTATCATTGCCATCGTCCTCGCCAGACGTCCGCCCCCCGGCGGCGCGCCTGGAAAGTTCACGGTGAAAAAGAGAACATCCGGAAATTCCGTCATATTCCAGATGAAAAACCTTTGGCCTTGCGTCTCCGGGGTCTTCCGTCCCCATGGAAAAGGCATTGCGCCGCCCCGGATGCGCAGAAGATGCACTTAAGTTGATAGAAAAATCACATTTTAACCATCGGAAGTCAAATCGATAATTTTTTATTTTCGTTTGATAAAATCACACATCTTCGCACGGCATTGTACGACGGGAGAAAAATGATGTCGATAATCTCAAAGCATGTTTGCGAGCTAGGAGTTTTATCCAATAAAATAGATAGGATATAATATAGCATCAGCAAGAGTGCCCTGCGGCCGCGCCGGCGTTTCCTTGGCCTGACCAGGGCGTTCAGAGCGGAGAAAAAACGCGCAAGCGAGCGAAAAAAGTTATGAAAAAACGAAGGATTTTCAAAAGATACGGCCGGATTGTTCTCTTTGTAACAAGAATCTGACAAAAAGCGCCCTGTCCGGGGGAGTCGGACAGGGCGCCGTTTGCTTGTTCAGTTCGCCGAGGCTCTTACACCTGCATGCGCAGCGGGAAGCGGAAGCCTATGGCGCCGGTGGGGCAGCTCGTGCGGCAGTTGGCGCAGTGCCAGCATTCGTCGCCGTGAGCCACTTCGGGGCGGTCGAGGCCGTTCTCGAGGTGCTTGAGTTCGAGCACGTAGCCGGGGCAGTCGTCCACGCAGGTGCCGCAGCCCTTGCAGTGTCCGCAGTGCATGCAGCGGGCGGCTTCGAGCTGGGCCTGTTCGGCGGTGTAGCCGGCGTTGTTCTCGGTGAAGTCCATGTGGTTGGTGCAGGCCTGTTTCTGAGGTTCGGTCTTCTCGTACTGGAGAATGCCGTAAATCTCTTCCATGGGCACCACGTAGGGTTCCTTGGTTCCGGCGAGATCGTCGCGGGCAACGATGGTGTTGTCGTCGCCGATGGCGTACACGCGGGAATTTTCACCGGTCAGATAGGCATGCACGCCGAAGGCGGCGCGACGGCCGTTGCCGATGGCGGCAGCAATGGAGGCGGGGCCGGAGGCCACGTCGCCGGCGGCGAAGATGCCTTCCACGGAGCTGGCCTGCTTGCCGTCCACCACGATCCAGTTGCGGGGGGTGAGGTTGACGCCGGCTTCGGCCATGAAGTCGAGGTCGGTCTTCATGCCCACGGCGAAGATCACGGTGTCGCAGTCGAGGGTGTGTTCGCCGCCTTCCACGGGCACCAGGGTCAGATGGCCCTTTTCGTCGAAGCGGCATTCCTTCACTTCAAAGTAGTCCACGCCGGCGGTCTTGCCGTCCTTGGTGCGGATGGCGGACATGGTGCAGGAATTGTGGATCTGGATGCCTTCTTCGGCGGCCTGTTCGAGGTCTTCCGCGGGAGCGCGCATTTCGCCGGCCTTTTCGAGGCAGACGACATGCACTTCTTCAGCGCCGAGGCGACGGGCCACGAAGGCCGCGTCGAAGCCGACGCCGCCGCCGCCCATGACGACCACGCGCTTGCCCACTTCGGGGCGCAGGCCGAGAGACGCGGCGCGGAGGAATTCCACGGCCTTCACCGCGGTTTCGGAACCGGGGATGGGCAGGCTGTTTTCCTTGGGGGTGCCGGTGGTGACGATGACGGCGTCGTGCGCGGCGCGCACGTCGGCGAAGGAGATGTCGCGGCCGACCATGGTGTTGACGCGGGCGCGCACGCCGACTTCGAGGATCCAGCCGATTTCGCGGTCAACGACGTCGCGGGGCAGACGGAAGTCCGGCACGCCGTAGCGGGTCATGCCGCCGAGCACGGGGTTGGCCTCGTACACGGTGACGTCATGGCCGAGAAGGGCGAGGAAGTACGCGGCGGTGAGGCCGGCGGGGCCGCCGCCGATGATGCCGACGCTCTTGCCCGTGGCGGGACGGCGCTTGAACAGCGCGGAGCCGTAGGGGGCGTAGTCGAACACGGCGCGTTCAAGGGCGCGGGTGTTCACGCAGGCGTCGTATCCGGCGCGGTTGCAGTTGGACTGGCAGAAGTGGGGGCAGACGCGGCCGGTGACGCCGGGAAAGGGGTTTTTGGCGCGCAGGTAGCGCAGGGCTTCACCGAATTCGCCCTTTTCCACAAGCGCCTGCATCTTCTGGATGGAATTGCCTGCGGGGCAGAAATGCTCGCACGGCGAGGTGCGGAACTGCTCCTTGAGGCTGTCGCCCATGACTATGGGCAGGGTGATTTCACGACTATATCTAGGCGGCATGATAATACTCCTTGAGTGACTGATCCGCTCCCGGAGAACCGGGAGGGGGGCGTCGGAACGCTGCGCCGACGCCGGGAAACCGTCGCGGGGCGTTGCCGCCCCGGCGGACAGTTTCAGACGGAAAGGGCTCTACAGAAGAGGGGCCTTGCCCCAATGGTACTCGGTGCCGTTCTTGCCCTTGAGGAGAAGCAGGGGCTTCGCCATGTCGGGATTGAGATTGGGGTAATCGGTAATCTTGTACACGCAGCGGCCCGTTTCCTTGCGTTCCATGGTGGCCTTGATGGCCAGTTCGCACACCTTGAGAACTTCGCACGATTCATGGCAGCGCATGAGGTCGCGCAGGGTGTCGGCGTGGAGCTGAGGAATCTGTTCTTCAAGGAAGGTGATCTTTTCCAGAGCGCGTTCCATGCCGGCCATGGAGCGACGGAAGCCCATGTAGTACATCATGACGTTGCGGGCGGCCTCTTCCAGTTCCTGATAGGTGAGTTCCTGATCGTTGCCGAGCGGGGCAAAGATGCTGGACTTCACCTTGGCGGCGAGATCTTCGTCGATCTTGCCCGCTTCGGACATGCCGGCAGCCTTCATGGCGGCCTGACGGCCGGCCTCGAAGCCGCCGCACATGGCGCCGGAGCAGTACAGGAAGATGCTGCCGCAGAACAGGCCGGGAACGGTGGTCTCAAAGTTGTCGTTCACCGCGATGGTGCCGCCGAAGATGAGTTCGCCGATTTCCACTTCCAGCAGCTTGTGCTGGAAGTCGGTGCCGGTGCAGTCGGCCCAGTCGCCGAAGGTGGCCTTGTCGCCGGGCATGAGGATGTACTGCAGTTCATGCACGACTTCGGGGTCGACATGACGCATGTCCATGTAGAAAGGCGGGCCATTGCCCTCGAGCTGTTCCTGGTAGGTGCCCTGAATCTGGTTGTTGCGCACGCCGTTTTCCCACATGGGGTCGTACTTGCCCATGAAACGTTCGCCGATGGCGCTGATTTCGTGAGCGCCCGAGCTGTTGATGCCGTTCATGCCGGGGCAGCCGTAGCCCTTGGGCTCCATGGTGGCGCGCTGATAGGTGTCGAGTTCGGTGACGGCGGCGCCGGCGTCATAGCCGAGCACCACGCCCGCACCCGTGTTGTAGGGGTACATCCACACGTTGTAGGGGTTGTGCGTGGAGTTGTTGTAGCCGCGGGTGGAAGAGCGGCCCTGAGCGGACACCACGGTCTTGGCGCGGATGATGACGTACTCGCCGGTGGACACGTTCCAGCCGATGGCGCCGCAGGCCTTGCCTCCGTCGGTAAGGATCTTCATGGCCATGATGCGGTCAAGGACATGGACGCCGGAGTCGCGAACGATGCGTGCCATGACGCGCTTGATGGTCATGCCGTTGGCAATGTGAACCCACCACGTGCCGGGCTGACCGAAGCCCTGGGTGCGCTTGTAGGTTCCGTCGGGGTTCTTGCTGAACTGCACGCCGCGGTCTTCGAGGCGCTTCAGCATGTGGTACATGTGATTGTACCAGCCGTTGACGATCATGGCGGGGGAATAGCCGGTCAGAGGCTTGGAGTAGAACTTCACGAGATCGTCTGCGGTGTCGAAAGGCGCGCCTTTTTCGTTCAGGACGGCCATGTAGTGGTCGTTGCCGCCACCAATACAGCCAGAACTTTCCAGCTTGCCTTTATCCAGCAGCACGACATCCAGACCCTGCTCGCGGGCTCCGAGGGCCGCGCCGCAGCCGGACGCGCCAGAGCCGATGACAAGCACGTCCGTTTCGATCAGCGTGCCAAGCGGATGAGTTGAACTTTTCATGACTCCTCCCTGATTCTGAAAATACATCGGATGGGAAAGAGAGCGCGGCTTCGGGCGGGGACAACGGAATGGGGGCCGCGCCGGAATCATTCCCGTCGTGTCAATGATTTCACAAAAAAGACTTCTATTGTCAAATCGAAAAAAAATTTTTATTGTTTGATAAAATCACACATTAACACGACGACTCGCTCAAAGTCCGGGGGAAGGTGCCATGATTGAAGAATTGGGAGGCGATTTTTTCCAACATTTACGCGGGTTTTACTTTACCGCCAAAACGGGAAGCATACGCAAGGCGGCCCAGCTCATGAATCGGAATCCCTCCACCATCAGCTGGCAGATCAGACAGCTCGAACAGCAATTAGATACAGTGTTGTTCGATAGATACATGAAAAGGCTGCGTATTACTCCGGAAGGTGAAAGATTGCTCTCGTGGACCATCTCCACCTTCGAGCTTTTGCGCAGCATGAAGTCGGACATCAGCTCGCCGTCGGGAATCCTGCGCGGAACGATCACCATTTCCAGTAATTTGCCCTTTTCTGCACGAGCGGTGCGCATCATTGCCGCATTTCGTCGGGAACACCCTGAAGTTCGTATTAAAATTCGTCGTGCGCTGCCGTACGAAACCGTGGACGACGTGGTCAGTTCCCGCGTGGATTTCGGCCTGACGGGCGTGACCAGAGAGCCTCCAAACTGCGTTCTTGAGGAGCTTTTCACGTCGCAGCCTCTGCTCATCGCCCGGGAGGACAATGAATTCCATCTGCCCGAGCGTCCCACGGAAGAGGATCTCATCCGCCTGCCGTTCATTTCCTTCCTGGCCGAGAACATGGAAGAGGGCGGCGATCCGTACTTCGACACGTCGCTTGCGTCGCTCTCCCAGCCGTTGCAGACCGTGCTTAGCGTGAACAACTATCATCTCATGCTGCGCTACGTGAAGCAGGGCATGGGCGTGGCCGTCATGGACGAGCTGTGTCTCATGGCCAGCAAGTACGGCAATCTCGGCGAGGGGCTGCGTTCGTACCCGCTGGAAGGCATTCTGCCGCAGGTTCACAACGGCATTCTGCTGCGTCATCACAAGCATCTGAGTCCGCAGGCCGCCGCGCTCATCGAAAAGATACGCACCGAGCTCAAGGACGATCTCGGCGGCGCGGAAAAGCAGGTGACCGCGGAAGCCGCGTACAAGAACGCGTGAAGACGCGGCGAGGCGCTCCCGATGAAGAAAGGCCAGCCGGAGCATCGTTTTCCGGAAGCAGCCGTGCCTGCGCGTTTTTTCTCCGCGCTTGAC includes the following:
- a CDS encoding FAD-binding protein, yielding MPSRTTHVVESDLLIIGGGSAGLWAAKRFTELMPEKKVVIVDKGPKEWGGLMSMAGGDFDAVMPGDDLDAWLEDFIYYFDGLCDQEQIEEILRRSHERLEDYQRYGCEFFRKEDGTLKSIPQRGLPHVKLYPAKLVGRGGEDMVRSLVRQLRKTNLTSLGRIVVTDLLKKNGRVVGAVGFDSISGDFYRFRAQAVIAATGVGGWKTSYGKNTPTGEGVEMVWNAGARLKDFEFSRVWNMPRYFGWEGQTKLIPLGARFVNAKGEPFMEKYSPVLGVNTDPHFITIAMAMEIRAGRGPIYFDISRINPDDLILLKPQNGWQLMNYEKLCRLGMDLFRDNTEWLPQMTISYGGMEAGIKGTTNLEGLFAAGTARSTEPGVYAGGFALMSTSVTGHLAGEGAAEFLASAAPVEDDAVDEDIDALAEAVYAPLGREGLAPHDVLRKIQTAMFPYDVSILKTEASLQRALDEITRIREEDVPNMAAADPHYLLKLREVRGMALVSELYLRASLERRESRAGHFREDYPQRAEDGLAWILIQRDDDGKMAFSRKRVPLERYRHPITRYYQDNFRFVSEEH
- a CDS encoding ferredoxin family protein; translation: MIQHIDDAKCVGCGVCVQKCPLDTIRLNEQGKAFIAYPDDCMTCFVCERLCPAGAIFVHPFKEKLPPVFPGPRYEAVEGNDLRDKEVYHA
- a CDS encoding FAD-dependent oxidoreductase, yielding MPPRYSREITLPIVMGDSLKEQFRTSPCEHFCPAGNSIQKMQALVEKGEFGEALRYLRAKNPFPGVTGRVCPHFCQSNCNRAGYDACVNTRALERAVFDYAPYGSALFKRRPATGKSVGIIGGGPAGLTAAYFLALLGHDVTVYEANPVLGGMTRYGVPDFRLPRDVVDREIGWILEVGVRARVNTMVGRDISFADVRAAHDAVIVTTGTPKENSLPIPGSETAVKAVEFLRAASLGLRPEVGKRVVVMGGGGVGFDAAFVARRLGAEEVHVVCLEKAGEMRAPAEDLEQAAEEGIQIHNSCTMSAIRTKDGKTAGVDYFEVKECRFDEKGHLTLVPVEGGEHTLDCDTVIFAVGMKTDLDFMAEAGVNLTPRNWIVVDGKQASSVEGIFAAGDVASGPASIAAAIGNGRRAAFGVHAYLTGENSRVYAIGDDNTIVARDDLAGTKEPYVVPMEEIYGILQYEKTEPQKQACTNHMDFTENNAGYTAEQAQLEAARCMHCGHCKGCGTCVDDCPGYVLELKHLENGLDRPEVAHGDECWHCANCRTSCPTGAIGFRFPLRMQV
- a CDS encoding FAD-binding protein gives rise to the protein MKSSTHPLGTLIETDVLVIGSGASGCGAALGAREQGLDVVLLDKGKLESSGCIGGGNDHYMAVLNEKGAPFDTADDLVKFYSKPLTGYSPAMIVNGWYNHMYHMLKRLEDRGVQFSKNPDGTYKRTQGFGQPGTWWVHIANGMTIKRVMARIVRDSGVHVLDRIMAMKILTDGGKACGAIGWNVSTGEYVIIRAKTVVSAQGRSSTRGYNNSTHNPYNVWMYPYNTGAGVVLGYDAGAAVTELDTYQRATMEPKGYGCPGMNGINSSGAHEISAIGERFMGKYDPMWENGVRNNQIQGTYQEQLEGNGPPFYMDMRHVDPEVVHELQYILMPGDKATFGDWADCTGTDFQHKLLEVEIGELIFGGTIAVNDNFETTVPGLFCGSIFLYCSGAMCGGFEAGRQAAMKAAGMSEAGKIDEDLAAKVKSSIFAPLGNDQELTYQELEEAARNVMMYYMGFRRSMAGMERALEKITFLEEQIPQLHADTLRDLMRCHESCEVLKVCELAIKATMERKETGRCVYKITDYPNLNPDMAKPLLLLKGKNGTEYHWGKAPLL
- a CDS encoding LysR family transcriptional regulator; amino-acid sequence: MIEELGGDFFQHLRGFYFTAKTGSIRKAAQLMNRNPSTISWQIRQLEQQLDTVLFDRYMKRLRITPEGERLLSWTISTFELLRSMKSDISSPSGILRGTITISSNLPFSARAVRIIAAFRREHPEVRIKIRRALPYETVDDVVSSRVDFGLTGVTREPPNCVLEELFTSQPLLIAREDNEFHLPERPTEEDLIRLPFISFLAENMEEGGDPYFDTSLASLSQPLQTVLSVNNYHLMLRYVKQGMGVAVMDELCLMASKYGNLGEGLRSYPLEGILPQVHNGILLRHHKHLSPQAAALIEKIRTELKDDLGGAEKQVTAEAAYKNA